A single window of Cellulomonas sp. NTE-D12 DNA harbors:
- a CDS encoding DNA ligase translates to MLQPMLASPAPGLAELPRGPQWAYEIKWDGVRALADTTGGRLRLWSRNGNDVTAAYPELGGLSVLPDAVVDGEVVAMAGGVPSFAALAARMHVRDTARAAALARSQPVTFVVFDVLTWQGRDVTGLTYDERRAVLDRLPPVDQVQPSPVYPDGDTLWQVTRDHGLEGVVAKLRTSTYQPGRRSRDWVKLPHRRNRTALVGGWREESAGTGRLGAVLLGARDEGGALRYLGRAGSGLAGPLAIAVRGALAEHARATSPFDDPVPATDARGTHWCEPLVVVDTLYLSRTPGGRLRQPVVRGVRTDTGPDPWEQE, encoded by the coding sequence GTGCTGCAGCCCATGCTCGCCAGCCCGGCGCCCGGCCTCGCCGAGCTGCCGCGCGGCCCGCAGTGGGCCTACGAGATCAAGTGGGACGGCGTCCGGGCGCTCGCGGACACCACCGGGGGCCGCCTGCGGCTGTGGAGCCGCAACGGCAACGACGTCACCGCCGCGTACCCGGAGCTCGGAGGCCTTTCGGTGCTGCCCGACGCGGTGGTCGACGGCGAGGTCGTCGCGATGGCGGGCGGTGTGCCCTCGTTCGCCGCGCTCGCGGCGCGGATGCACGTGCGGGACACGGCACGAGCGGCTGCGCTGGCCCGGTCGCAACCCGTCACGTTCGTGGTGTTCGACGTGCTGACGTGGCAGGGCCGCGACGTCACCGGTCTGACGTACGACGAGCGCCGCGCCGTGCTGGACCGGCTGCCCCCCGTCGACCAGGTGCAGCCCTCGCCCGTCTACCCCGACGGGGACACGCTGTGGCAGGTGACCCGTGACCACGGCCTCGAAGGGGTCGTCGCCAAGCTCCGGACGTCCACCTACCAGCCGGGCCGGCGGTCCCGGGACTGGGTGAAGCTGCCGCACCGGCGCAACCGCACGGCGCTCGTCGGCGGGTGGCGCGAGGAGTCGGCCGGTACCGGCAGGCTCGGAGCGGTGCTGCTCGGGGCACGCGACGAAGGCGGCGCGCTGCGGTACCTCGGCCGTGCCGGCAGCGGACTCGCCGGTCCGTTGGCGATCGCGGTACGGGGTGCGCTGGCCGAGCACGCTCGCGCGACCTCGCCGTTCGACGACCCCGTCCCGGCGACCGACGCGCGCGGCACCCACTGGTGCGAACCGCTGGTGGTGGTCGACACCCTGTACCTGTCCCGCACCCCCGGCGGCCGGCTGCGCCAGCCCGTGGTCCGCGGGGTGCGCACCGACACCGGTCCGGACCCGTGGGAGCAGGAGTGA
- the ligD gene encoding non-homologous end-joining DNA ligase, with the protein MNGQVLDVDGTPVRVTHLDKVLYPATGTTKAAVIDYVVQVAPALLAQLRDRPVTRMRWPEGTGAERFVEKNVPRGAPDWLRHRVLPASPGEVDEGTRLDLPFLDGLPGLVWAANGGALELHTPQWRVGPRGGVRPPDRLVVDLDPGPPAGLEECATVAHLVAERLATDGLTGTVPVTSGSKGMQLYAPLPGHRPATQVRAYARDLATAVAAEHPKLVVAVMRRSLRPGKVLIDWSQNHPAKTTITPYSLRGREAPTVAAPRWWDEIGPGLRQLPMDEVVRRLRDDGDPFA; encoded by the coding sequence GTGAACGGCCAGGTGCTGGACGTGGACGGCACGCCGGTCCGCGTCACGCACCTGGACAAGGTCCTGTACCCCGCGACCGGCACCACCAAAGCGGCGGTGATCGACTACGTGGTGCAGGTGGCACCCGCTCTGCTCGCACAGCTGCGGGACCGCCCGGTCACCCGGATGCGGTGGCCGGAAGGCACCGGTGCGGAGCGGTTCGTCGAGAAGAACGTGCCGCGGGGCGCGCCCGACTGGCTGCGGCACCGCGTGCTGCCGGCGTCCCCGGGCGAGGTCGACGAGGGCACCCGGCTGGACCTGCCCTTCCTCGACGGGCTGCCCGGCCTGGTCTGGGCCGCCAACGGCGGTGCGTTGGAGCTGCACACCCCGCAGTGGCGGGTCGGGCCGCGAGGCGGTGTCCGACCGCCGGACCGCCTCGTCGTCGACCTCGACCCCGGACCACCGGCGGGGCTCGAGGAGTGCGCGACGGTGGCGCACCTGGTCGCGGAGCGGCTCGCGACCGACGGGCTGACCGGCACCGTCCCGGTGACCTCCGGCAGCAAGGGCATGCAGCTGTACGCACCTCTGCCCGGTCACCGGCCCGCGACGCAGGTGCGGGCGTACGCGCGCGACCTCGCCACCGCGGTGGCGGCCGAGCACCCGAAGCTCGTGGTCGCCGTGATGCGCCGGTCGCTGCGACCCGGCAAGGTGCTGATCGACTGGTCCCAGAACCACCCGGCCAAGACGACGATCACGCCGTACTCGCTGCGCGGCCGCGAGGCGCCCACCGTCGCGGCGCCGCGCTGGTGGGACGAGATCGGGCCAGGTCTGAGGCAGCTGCCGATGGACGAGGTGGTCCGCCGCCTGCGGGACGACGGCGATCCCTTCGCCTGA
- a CDS encoding DNA starvation/stationary phase protection protein, with protein sequence MARKQLPHYTVPTLTPEDGATVAAILQDRLNSLTDLHLTLKHIHWNVVGPHFISVHLMLDPQVDAVRAQADEVAERIATLGVSPVGTPGALVASRSWDDYSLGRAGAIEHLGALDRVYEGVISGHRKAAADTEELDTVTNDLLVGHLHDLELFQWFVRAHLESAGGELSTEGTSTEKASAGAAEQGAKKAASR encoded by the coding sequence ATGGCACGCAAGCAGCTCCCGCACTACACGGTGCCCACGCTGACGCCGGAGGACGGCGCGACCGTCGCCGCGATCCTGCAGGACCGCCTGAACTCTCTGACGGACCTGCACCTGACGCTCAAGCACATCCACTGGAACGTCGTCGGCCCGCACTTCATCTCCGTGCACCTGATGCTCGACCCGCAGGTCGACGCCGTGCGCGCCCAGGCCGACGAGGTCGCGGAGCGGATCGCCACCCTCGGCGTCTCCCCCGTCGGCACGCCGGGGGCGCTGGTCGCGAGCCGCAGCTGGGACGACTACTCCCTGGGACGCGCCGGCGCGATCGAGCACCTCGGCGCTCTGGACCGGGTGTACGAGGGCGTGATCAGCGGCCACCGCAAGGCCGCCGCGGACACGGAGGAGCTCGACACCGTCACCAACGACCTGCTGGTGGGCCACCTGCACGACCTCGAGCTGTTCCAGTGGTTCGTGCGGGCCCACCTCGAGTCCGCCGGCGGCGAGCTGAGCACCGAGGGCACCAGCACCGAGAAGGCCTCGGCCGGTGCCGCCGAGCAGGGTGCGAAGAAGGCCGCATCGCGGTGA
- a CDS encoding phosphatase domain-containing protein: MSAHRPARGAPAPERDGAARRAGTDDGLRTARPEARAGSQHPLAGAHRPHVAARLEDALDRRLARLLRYRGWTVRIEPYPGYGAPGWLRIMARTLLAAPVVPDGDLPGTGAVQAGAGAGAVPVTRQPAVRGWRSYLSVPVAGAAIEVVVGDQVHRLQTDRGGYVDQVVACDLPAGWHEVTLRTQDGVTAVAPVQVVDPSARLGLVSDVDDTVMITHLPRPLVAAWNVLVRDENAREAVPGMAELYRRLVATEPGAPVVYLSTGAWNAAPAIGRFLHRHRYPPGTMLLTDWGPTNTGWFRSGPAHKVAQLRRLFREFPDVRWVLVGDDGQRDPQVYAGAAGRLPAHVRAIALRELTPGEHLLASGEPTAPPGGRRAQRDAQHEGVPVVRGGDGAALAQRLEAVGVLPHQRPGPAAADQPADKAADKEGRG; the protein is encoded by the coding sequence GTGAGCGCCCACCGTCCCGCCCGCGGGGCACCGGCCCCCGAGCGGGACGGTGCCGCCCGCCGGGCCGGCACGGACGACGGCCTGCGGACCGCTCGGCCCGAGGCCCGGGCGGGCAGCCAGCACCCGCTGGCCGGCGCGCACCGGCCGCACGTCGCCGCGAGGCTCGAGGACGCGCTCGACCGACGGCTGGCGCGGCTGCTGCGGTACCGCGGCTGGACGGTCCGGATCGAGCCGTACCCCGGCTACGGCGCACCCGGGTGGCTGCGGATCATGGCCCGCACCCTCCTGGCGGCACCCGTGGTCCCCGACGGGGACCTGCCGGGCACCGGTGCCGTGCAGGCCGGCGCGGGTGCCGGTGCGGTCCCCGTGACGCGCCAGCCGGCGGTGCGCGGCTGGCGCTCGTACCTCAGCGTGCCGGTGGCCGGTGCGGCGATCGAGGTGGTGGTCGGCGACCAGGTCCACCGGCTGCAGACCGACCGCGGCGGCTACGTGGACCAGGTGGTGGCGTGCGACCTGCCGGCCGGCTGGCACGAGGTGACGTTGCGCACCCAGGACGGCGTCACGGCCGTCGCTCCGGTCCAGGTGGTCGACCCCTCGGCACGGCTCGGGCTGGTCAGCGACGTCGACGACACCGTGATGATCACGCACCTGCCCCGTCCGCTGGTCGCCGCGTGGAACGTCCTGGTGCGCGACGAGAACGCCCGCGAGGCCGTGCCGGGCATGGCGGAGCTCTACCGGCGGCTGGTCGCGACGGAGCCCGGCGCACCCGTGGTGTACCTGTCCACCGGCGCCTGGAACGCCGCACCGGCGATCGGCCGCTTCCTGCACCGGCACCGTTACCCGCCGGGCACCATGCTGCTCACCGACTGGGGACCGACCAACACCGGCTGGTTCCGCTCCGGACCGGCGCACAAGGTCGCCCAGCTGCGCCGGCTGTTCCGCGAGTTCCCCGACGTGCGCTGGGTGCTGGTCGGCGACGACGGCCAGCGTGACCCGCAGGTGTACGCGGGTGCGGCCGGCCGGCTGCCGGCCCACGTGCGCGCGATCGCGCTGCGCGAGCTGACCCCCGGCGAGCACCTGCTGGCCAGCGGCGAACCCACGGCGCCGCCCGGCGGCCGTCGCGCCCAGCGGGACGCCCAGCACGAGGGTGTGCCCGTGGTCCGTGGCGGGGACGGCGCCGCGCTCGCGCAGCGGCTGGAGGCCGTCGGGGTGCTGCCGCACCAGCGCCCGGGACCCGCGGCCGCCGACCAGCCCGCCGACAAGGCCGCCGACAAGGAGGGTCGAGGCTGA
- a CDS encoding UBP-type zinc finger domain-containing protein produces the protein MTEQPAPLVDPTVPPSGTGCAECDASGGWWLKLRRCAACGHVGCCDSSPGQHATAHWQATGHRYMRSFEPGESWWWDYAAESYAEGPELAPPTHRPVEQGSPAPAGRVPENWHQLLH, from the coding sequence GTGACCGAGCAGCCCGCACCGCTGGTCGACCCCACCGTGCCGCCCAGCGGCACCGGCTGCGCGGAGTGCGACGCGTCCGGCGGCTGGTGGCTCAAGCTCCGCCGGTGCGCGGCGTGCGGGCACGTCGGCTGCTGCGACAGCTCCCCCGGCCAGCACGCGACGGCGCACTGGCAGGCGACGGGGCACCGGTACATGCGCTCGTTCGAGCCCGGTGAGAGCTGGTGGTGGGACTACGCCGCGGAGAGCTACGCCGAGGGCCCCGAGCTCGCCCCGCCGACGCACCGGCCGGTCGAGCAGGGCTCCCCCGCACCGGCCGGCCGCGTGCCGGAGAACTGGCACCAGCTGTTGCACTGA
- a CDS encoding SDR family oxidoreductase codes for MGAGFPLAGRRVLVTGGASGIGRRLVLGAAQRGADVAVWDLDGEAAERAAADVRGRGAVAHAWQVDVTDRAAVHAAAAEVTAAMGGVDVLVNDAGVVSGRPFLELTEAQVRRTFEVNTLAPYWVTGAFLPGMLERDMGRLVTVASAAGLVGVPRQADYAASKHAAVGFDESLRFELRRAGSAVTTLVVCPFYVDTGMFAGARTRVPWLLPILREADVAGRILDAVESGRGRLALPAVVAVVPALRLLPTRAFDALMDLLGVTGSMDEFTGRRPRR; via the coding sequence ATGGGCGCAGGGTTCCCGCTCGCGGGACGGCGCGTGCTGGTGACCGGCGGAGCCAGCGGCATCGGGCGACGGCTGGTGCTGGGTGCCGCGCAACGGGGCGCCGACGTGGCGGTGTGGGACCTGGACGGTGAGGCGGCCGAGCGTGCGGCGGCCGACGTGCGCGGTCGAGGCGCCGTCGCGCACGCCTGGCAGGTCGACGTGACGGACCGCGCCGCCGTGCACGCCGCGGCGGCGGAGGTGACGGCCGCGATGGGCGGCGTCGACGTGCTGGTCAACGACGCCGGTGTGGTGTCGGGCAGGCCGTTCCTCGAGCTGACGGAGGCCCAGGTGCGCCGGACCTTCGAGGTGAACACCCTGGCGCCGTACTGGGTGACCGGCGCGTTCCTGCCCGGGATGCTTGAGCGTGACATGGGCCGGCTGGTCACCGTGGCGAGCGCCGCCGGACTGGTCGGTGTGCCGCGGCAGGCGGACTACGCGGCGAGCAAGCACGCCGCTGTCGGCTTCGACGAGTCGCTCCGGTTCGAGCTGCGCCGGGCGGGGTCGGCGGTGACCACCCTCGTGGTGTGCCCGTTCTACGTCGACACGGGCATGTTCGCCGGGGCGCGCACGCGCGTGCCCTGGCTGCTGCCGATCCTGCGCGAGGCGGACGTCGCCGGTCGGATCCTCGACGCGGTGGAGTCCGGCCGTGGCCGCCTCGCCCTGCCGGCCGTGGTGGCGGTGGTGCCGGCGCTGCGCCTGCTGCCGACGAGGGCGTTCGACGCCCTGATGGACCTGCTCGGCGTCACCGGGTCGATGGACGAGTTCACGGGCCGGCGCCCTCGCCGCTGA
- the glgX gene encoding glycogen debranching protein GlgX — translation MVIWPGHPYPLGATYDGAGTNFALFSEVAERVELCLIDPDGTERRVDLPEVDAFVWHGYVPAVAPGQRYGYRVHGPYDPAHGHRCDPSKLLLDPYAKAVDGQIDGHESLYSYRFSDPSQRNVLDSAPHTMTGIVVNPFFDWGHDRPPQHEYHESVIYEAHVKGLTERHPAVPEELRGTYSALGHPAVIEHLSSLGVTAVELMPVHQFVQDPALVERGLSNYWGYNTIGFFAPHNGYSAFARSGQQVQEFKGMVKALHDADIEVLLDVVYNHTAEGNHLGPTLSFRGIDNANYYRLVDDDQEHYFDTTGTGNSLLMRSPHVLQLIMDSLRYWVQEMHVDGFRFDLAATLARQFHEVDRLSAFFDIVQQDPVVSQVKLIAEPWDLGDGGYQVGGFPPLWTEWNGKYRDTVRDFWRGEPSTLGEFASRLSGSSDLYEHTGRRPLASINFVTAHDGFTLTDLVSYNEKHNEANGEDNRDGESFNRSWNCGAEGPTDDPSIRVLRNRQRRNFLATLLLSEGVPMIAHGDELGRTQQGNNNVYCQDDELAWVDWDLDEEREELLEFARRVIEVRRDHPVFRRRRFFAGRPDHGGESDLRDIAWFTPAGQHMEDSAWNNDQARSVMVFLNGEAIAEPDRRGESIVDDSFLMLFNGHFEKTTFTLPKRDYGERWTAVLDTDSQVPPGKVLRPRARLTLEQRSLVLLTRPPTTSSPVASGSGAAESASREASRVTRPRASATHRQGS, via the coding sequence ATGGTCATCTGGCCCGGACACCCTTATCCCCTCGGCGCGACGTACGACGGCGCCGGCACCAACTTCGCCCTGTTCTCCGAGGTGGCGGAGCGCGTCGAGCTGTGCCTCATCGACCCCGACGGCACCGAGCGGCGGGTGGACCTGCCGGAGGTGGACGCCTTCGTCTGGCACGGCTACGTACCCGCGGTGGCGCCCGGCCAGCGCTACGGCTACCGGGTGCACGGCCCGTACGACCCCGCGCACGGGCACCGTTGCGACCCCTCGAAGCTGCTGCTCGACCCCTACGCCAAGGCGGTGGACGGCCAGATCGACGGGCACGAGTCGCTGTACTCGTACCGCTTCTCGGACCCCTCCCAGCGCAACGTGCTCGACTCGGCGCCGCACACCATGACCGGCATCGTGGTGAACCCGTTCTTCGACTGGGGCCACGACCGGCCGCCGCAGCACGAGTACCACGAGTCGGTGATCTACGAGGCCCACGTCAAGGGGCTGACCGAGCGCCACCCGGCGGTCCCGGAGGAGCTGCGCGGGACGTACTCCGCACTGGGCCACCCGGCCGTCATCGAGCACCTGTCGTCGCTCGGCGTGACGGCGGTGGAGCTGATGCCCGTGCACCAGTTCGTCCAGGACCCGGCCCTCGTCGAGCGCGGCCTGTCCAACTACTGGGGCTACAACACCATCGGGTTCTTCGCGCCCCACAACGGCTACTCCGCCTTCGCGCGCTCGGGGCAGCAGGTGCAGGAGTTCAAGGGGATGGTCAAGGCCCTGCACGACGCCGACATCGAGGTGCTGCTGGACGTCGTCTACAACCACACCGCCGAGGGCAACCACCTGGGGCCGACGCTCAGCTTCCGCGGCATCGACAACGCCAACTACTACCGGCTGGTCGACGACGACCAGGAGCACTACTTCGACACCACCGGCACGGGCAACTCGCTGCTGATGCGCTCCCCGCACGTGCTGCAGCTGATCATGGACTCGCTGCGCTACTGGGTGCAGGAGATGCACGTCGACGGCTTCCGGTTCGACCTCGCCGCCACCCTGGCCCGCCAGTTCCACGAGGTGGACCGACTGTCCGCCTTCTTCGACATCGTCCAGCAGGACCCGGTGGTGTCCCAGGTCAAGCTGATCGCCGAGCCCTGGGACCTCGGTGACGGGGGCTACCAGGTGGGCGGCTTCCCCCCGCTGTGGACCGAGTGGAACGGGAAGTACCGGGACACGGTGCGGGACTTCTGGCGCGGGGAGCCGTCGACCCTCGGCGAGTTCGCGAGCCGGCTGTCCGGCTCGTCGGACCTGTACGAGCACACCGGCCGCCGGCCGCTCGCGAGCATCAACTTCGTCACGGCGCACGACGGCTTCACGCTGACGGACCTGGTCTCGTACAACGAGAAGCACAACGAGGCCAACGGCGAGGACAACCGGGACGGCGAGAGCTTCAACCGGTCGTGGAACTGCGGTGCGGAGGGTCCGACGGACGACCCGAGCATCCGGGTGCTACGGAACCGGCAGCGGCGCAACTTCCTCGCGACGCTGCTGCTGTCCGAGGGCGTGCCGATGATCGCGCACGGCGACGAGCTGGGCCGCACCCAGCAGGGCAACAACAACGTGTACTGCCAGGACGACGAGCTCGCGTGGGTCGACTGGGACCTCGACGAGGAGCGGGAGGAGCTGCTCGAGTTCGCCCGCCGCGTGATCGAGGTGCGCCGCGACCACCCGGTGTTCCGCCGGCGCCGGTTCTTCGCCGGACGCCCCGACCACGGCGGTGAGTCCGACCTGCGGGACATCGCCTGGTTCACGCCGGCGGGCCAGCACATGGAGGACTCGGCCTGGAACAACGACCAGGCGCGCTCGGTCATGGTGTTCCTCAACGGTGAGGCGATCGCCGAGCCCGACCGTCGCGGCGAGTCGATCGTCGACGACAGCTTCCTCATGCTGTTCAACGGGCACTTCGAGAAGACCACCTTCACGCTGCCGAAGCGCGACTACGGCGAGCGTTGGACGGCGGTCCTGGACACGGACTCGCAGGTGCCACCCGGCAAGGTGCTGCGCCCGCGCGCACGGCTGACCCTGGAGCAGCGGTCGCTGGTGCTGCTCACCCGTCCGCCGACGACGTCCTCCCCCGTCGCCTCCGGCTCGGGGGCCGCCGAGTCCGCGTCCCGCGAGGCCTCGCGCGTGACGCGGCCGCGGGCGTCCGCGACCCACCGGCAGGGCTCGTGA